AAAATAGAGGTAGTGCCTGCTCAGTATAAAACGGTAACCGAACAAGTTTTTGTGGGGGGGTGCCCGACGGGTTCTTATATGGCTGGTGCTTGGGACAATATCAAAAGAAGCTTTGTTCGTCCTGATGGCTCTGTATTGGAAGGCTCTCCTTGTAAAAAATTAGAGGTAGTTCCTGCAGTATTAAAAACTGAAACAGAACAGTACATCACAAAACCTGCCTCAAAAAGCTATACAGTTGTTCCTGCTGTATACAAAACTGAAACAGAAAAGTATGTGGTTAAACCTGCATTTTCTCGTTTAGAGGTTATTCCTGCTGAATACAAAACCGTAACTGAGAATATTCTTGTTAAAGAAGCTTCAAAAGTATTGACAGTTATACCTGCCACTTTCAAAAAAGTAACGGAAAGAAGATTGGTAAAAGAGGCTTCAAAAACTCTGACTCCCAATGTGTTCACTTACAAAACGGTTACTGAAAATATATTAGTAAAAGAGGCTTCAAAAAAATTAGAAGTTGTACCAGCTCAATACAAAACAATCACTGAACAAGTCTTGGTAAAAGAAGCATCTACGGCATTGGTAACAACACCACCTGTATATGAAACTGTAACAGAAAAAGTGAAAGTTCGTGACGAATATACAAAATACGAAAAAGGTAAAGCAGACCCATCGTGTTTGTCGGCCAATCCTGATGACTGCCGTATTTTGTGTTTAGTAACAGTACCTGCCGAATACAAAACTATTACAAAGCAAGTGTTAAAAACGCCTGCAGGTACAAAAGAAGTAGTTACGCCTGCTCAGTACACTACAGTAACACGCCAGATTCTGGCTTCGCCTGCTACAGTAAAAGAAACCGTAATTCCTGCTGAATACAAAACTTTTACGAAACAAGTACTCGTTGCTCCAAGCGATTTGGCCGTAGCAAAAGATATTGTAGCAGAATACGAAACTTATACCAAAGAAGTAGTAGACCAACCCGCTAAAGTAACAGAAAAAGAAATTCCTGCTGAATACAAAACTATCACTAAAACGGTTATTGCTAAATCGGCATTAACTCGTGAAATAGCAATTCCTGCAGAATATGCGTCGGTAACAAAACAAATTTTGGTAAAAGATGCAGAAGTAAAAGAGCAAGTAATACCAGCTGTATATGCTACCCGTCAAAAACAAGTTGTGGCTACTCCTGCAAAATCAGTAGAGGTAGACGTTCAAACGCCTTGTGTTGCTCCAGGTACAACTCCAAGTACAGTTGTTGCTAGTATTAAATTACCTGCTGGACAAAGTTGTTATCAGGTATTGACAAAACAAATTGTGGCTGCTCCAGCTTCAACACGTGAAATTGTAGTGCCAGCTGTATATGCTACTCGCCAAAAGCAAGTATTGGTATCGCCAGCAACTACCAAGGTAATCGAAACACCTGCTCAGTACGAAACGCGTGTTCGCCAATTATTGGCAGCACCAGCTACTACTCGCGAAGAAGAAATCCCTGCTGAATCAAAAACTTATACTCGTACTGTTGTAAAATCACCAGCTAAAACAAACGAAAATACTATTCCTGCTGAATATGGCTCGTTTACTACTACAGCCAAAGTTGCCGACAATATGTATGCCGATTGGGTAGAGGTAATTTGTGGTAATAAACTAACAGTTGAGAAAATTATCCAGATTCAACGTGCCT
The DNA window shown above is from Flectobacillus major DSM 103 and carries:
- a CDS encoding peptidoglycan-binding domain-containing protein, giving the protein MRKNYLPLLYTAVSLSLVSTAVNAQNDLPPNAVNGKCYAKCLKPAQFTTKTQQYVTKEAGKTLSVVPAVFGTETKSIVVKEAAKRLEIVPAAYKSVSEQVLVKEAGKTVTVVPAVYKTETETILVKEASKKIEVVPAQYKTVTEQVFVGGCPTGSYMAGAWDNIKRSFVRPDGSVLEGSPCKKLEVVPAVLKTETEQYITKPASKSYTVVPAVYKTETEKYVVKPAFSRLEVIPAEYKTVTENILVKEASKVLTVIPATFKKVTERRLVKEASKTLTPNVFTYKTVTENILVKEASKKLEVVPAQYKTITEQVLVKEASTALVTTPPVYETVTEKVKVRDEYTKYEKGKADPSCLSANPDDCRILCLVTVPAEYKTITKQVLKTPAGTKEVVTPAQYTTVTRQILASPATVKETVIPAEYKTFTKQVLVAPSDLAVAKDIVAEYETYTKEVVDQPAKVTEKEIPAEYKTITKTVIAKSALTREIAIPAEYASVTKQILVKDAEVKEQVIPAVYATRQKQVVATPAKSVEVDVQTPCVAPGTTPSTVVASIKLPAGQSCYQVLTKQIVAAPASTREIVVPAVYATRQKQVLVSPATTKVIETPAQYETRVRQLLAAPATTREEEIPAESKTYTRTVVKSPAKTNENTIPAEYGSFTTTAKVADNMYADWVEVICGNKLTVEKIIQIQRALKVKGYDPGPIDDVIGPRTRAALTQFQKDNNLPLGNINIETLKALGLNDN